One Thermofilum pendens Hrk 5 DNA segment encodes these proteins:
- a CDS encoding vWA domain-containing protein gives MYLVFGKAYLLLLAPASLLAIYAVYRRAKRVQEGIRRALPGELPGLTPRLALASAIALLLVLAASEPRVVEVKRVELPLEEAYKLSGVPTLHVVVLDESKSMLSADVYPDRCTLAKRFAEKYIEGLQPSDLVVLVFFSSSSNATGPLPRDNALRALDGYTCRYRYTALGDALVSAYSVLAASGLPGAVVVVSDGGWNYGSDPLQVAQSIRASNYSLVLVRVGGDPRGSLMRDVASKANGKYLELDAFSQDLAPSIASNVSATARYEALRLAGLAYADVTVETPVGREPLLLLAALLAALLFRDGL, from the coding sequence ATGTACCTCGTCTTCGGGAAGGCTTACCTATTGCTCCTGGCTCCGGCGTCGCTCCTCGCCATCTACGCGGTGTACAGGCGGGCGAAGAGAGTCCAGGAGGGTATCAGGAGGGCGCTCCCCGGGGAGCTACCGGGGTTGACGCCGCGCCTCGCTCTCGCCTCGGCGATAGCCTTGCTCCTCGTCTTAGCGGCTAGCGAGCCCCGCGTAGTCGAGGTTAAGAGGGTCGAGCTACCCTTGGAGGAAGCCTACAAGCTGAGCGGCGTACCGACGTTGCACGTGGTCGTCCTAGACGAGTCGAAGAGCATGCTCTCCGCGGATGTCTACCCCGACAGGTGCACCCTCGCGAAGAGGTTCGCCGAAAAGTACATAGAGGGGCTACAGCCCTCGGACCTCGTAGTCCTTGTCTTCTTCTCTTCAAGCTCTAACGCCACGGGCCCCCTCCCGAGGGACAACGCGCTGAGAGCGCTGGACGGCTACACGTGCAGGTACAGGTACACGGCGCTCGGCGACGCGCTGGTATCGGCGTACAGCGTCCTCGCCGCCTCGGGGCTCCCGGGAGCCGTTGTCGTAGTGAGCGACGGAGGGTGGAACTACGGGTCAGACCCCCTCCAGGTCGCCCAGAGCATCCGCGCCTCCAACTACAGCCTCGTCCTCGTAAGAGTGGGGGGCGACCCCAGAGGCTCGCTTATGCGTGACGTAGCCTCGAAGGCCAATGGGAAGTACCTCGAGCTCGACGCTTTCTCGCAGGACCTCGCTCCGAGCATAGCGTCCAACGTCTCCGCGACTGCACGCTACGAGGCGCTAAGGCTCGCGGGGCTGGCGTACGCGGACGTAACCGTGGAGACGCCAGTAGGCCGAGAACCGCTACTACTTCTCGCAGCCCTCCTCGCGGCGCTACTCTTCAGAGACGGCCTGTAG
- a CDS encoding radical SAM protein yields the protein MDSALAFGPVPSRRLGRSLGVNNIPAKVCSYSCVYCQVGRTTVLTVERRAFYEPEKVYEAVKAKLGEAASRGERVDFVTFVPDGEPTLDANLGREISLLKGLGKPVAVLTNASLLWREDVREDLAGADFVSVKVDAVEEGLWRRVNRPSRELSLEKVLEGVSVFAEEFKGTLVSETMLVGGVEYGEELQRLADFLGGLRRLAKAYVAVPVRPPAEKWVKPAGEEVVNAAYQLLSERLGPGRVELLTGYEGSDFAPTGNVREDLLAITAVHPMRRDAVEEFLKRAGAEWGVVEELVRENLLVEIEYEGKLYYIRRISRLAGREH from the coding sequence GTGGACTCCGCGCTAGCGTTCGGGCCCGTGCCTAGCAGGAGGCTGGGGAGAAGCCTCGGCGTCAACAACATACCGGCCAAGGTGTGCTCCTACTCCTGCGTGTACTGCCAAGTCGGGAGGACTACGGTCCTCACGGTGGAGAGGAGGGCCTTCTACGAGCCCGAGAAGGTATACGAGGCAGTCAAAGCCAAGCTCGGAGAGGCGGCGTCCAGGGGGGAGAGGGTGGACTTCGTAACATTCGTGCCGGACGGGGAGCCTACTCTGGACGCGAACCTCGGGAGGGAGATCTCGCTCCTAAAGGGCCTGGGGAAACCGGTAGCCGTCCTCACGAACGCGTCGCTCCTGTGGCGCGAGGACGTAAGGGAGGACCTAGCAGGCGCAGACTTCGTATCCGTGAAGGTCGACGCGGTCGAGGAGGGCCTGTGGAGGAGGGTGAACAGGCCGAGCAGGGAGCTAAGCCTTGAGAAGGTCCTGGAAGGTGTATCCGTGTTCGCCGAGGAGTTCAAGGGAACCCTTGTCTCGGAGACAATGCTCGTAGGAGGCGTGGAGTACGGCGAGGAGCTGCAGCGGCTCGCGGACTTTCTGGGAGGCCTGAGGAGGCTCGCGAAGGCCTACGTAGCGGTCCCGGTGAGGCCCCCCGCCGAGAAGTGGGTGAAGCCCGCAGGGGAGGAGGTCGTGAACGCCGCCTACCAGCTTCTCTCGGAGAGGCTCGGCCCAGGCAGGGTGGAGTTGCTCACGGGGTACGAGGGAAGCGACTTCGCGCCAACCGGGAACGTAAGGGAGGACCTGCTCGCCATAACGGCGGTGCACCCGATGCGGAGAGACGCCGTCGAGGAGTTCCTTAAGAGGGCGGGGGCGGAGTGGGGCGTAGTGGAGGAGCTCGTGCGCGAGAACCTCCTGGTAGAGATCGAGTACGAGGGGAAGCTTTACTACATTAGGAGAATAAGCAGGCTAGCCGGGCGGGAGCATTAA
- a CDS encoding DUF790 family protein produces MLPSNLLVARARRGRIEPLLLEPSGLPVALASEVLELFERGVGKGRRELEEGLADLEELALELGLDLRVVRAMFTLAARHARFEPPKAPVDPVKARMEVFEEACREFGVAVTEEERSTVLRRVAERLGCSVEDLESVLGGYLEEVLAEPPALKAEDLVRMLNLSMVQTLLFKASQLEVVFRSDGATAKKLLRAVKRLGLLYVAEQLGEGVRLTVDGPASLLRQTRRYGTRLAKLVPLVMLAERWRIRARVPARGRDLFFELGDEKSGLFPRVEEEPEPLFDSEVEREFYRSISSLARGWRVEREPEPLVAGNKVLIPDFSVSNGERKVYIEILGFWTKDYLERKMQKLRELRGVNIVVAVNEELACSSVKDLPHDVVVFKGRLRGADVYPVLKRYLGEPPEEPREEVEYRLEGLPDLSGRTLSEAIRELRKLGVPESEAVKVLEKLGYGVDWTTLDPDKLVLKKNKRR; encoded by the coding sequence GTGTTGCCGTCCAACCTCCTCGTGGCACGCGCGCGGCGGGGGCGCATCGAGCCCCTGCTACTCGAGCCTTCCGGGCTACCGGTGGCCCTCGCCTCGGAGGTCCTGGAGCTCTTCGAGCGGGGGGTGGGCAAGGGCAGGAGGGAGCTTGAGGAGGGCCTCGCCGACCTGGAGGAACTCGCCCTCGAGCTGGGCCTCGACCTCAGGGTAGTCAGGGCTATGTTCACGCTCGCGGCGCGGCACGCGAGGTTCGAGCCCCCGAAGGCCCCCGTCGACCCCGTGAAGGCGAGGATGGAGGTCTTCGAGGAGGCTTGCAGGGAGTTCGGAGTAGCGGTCACGGAGGAGGAGAGGTCTACGGTGCTCCGGCGGGTAGCGGAGAGGCTCGGCTGCAGCGTCGAGGACCTGGAGTCGGTGCTCGGCGGGTACCTCGAGGAAGTACTGGCGGAGCCCCCGGCGCTGAAGGCCGAGGACCTCGTGAGGATGCTTAACCTCTCGATGGTGCAGACGCTGCTCTTCAAGGCCTCGCAGCTCGAAGTGGTCTTCAGGAGCGACGGCGCGACGGCGAAGAAGCTGCTGAGAGCGGTGAAGAGGCTGGGCCTACTCTACGTCGCGGAGCAGCTCGGCGAGGGGGTGAGGCTAACCGTGGACGGGCCCGCGTCGCTGCTGAGGCAGACCAGGAGGTACGGGACCAGGCTGGCGAAGCTAGTCCCACTCGTGATGCTGGCTGAGCGCTGGAGGATCAGGGCTAGGGTCCCGGCGAGGGGGAGGGACCTCTTCTTCGAGCTCGGCGACGAGAAGTCGGGGCTGTTCCCAAGGGTGGAGGAGGAGCCGGAGCCCCTCTTCGACAGCGAGGTCGAGAGGGAGTTCTACAGGAGCATCTCGAGCCTCGCGCGCGGCTGGAGGGTGGAGCGGGAGCCCGAGCCGCTCGTAGCCGGGAACAAGGTCCTGATACCCGACTTCTCGGTGTCGAACGGCGAGAGGAAGGTGTACATAGAGATACTCGGCTTCTGGACCAAGGACTACCTGGAGAGGAAGATGCAGAAGCTTAGAGAGCTACGCGGGGTCAACATCGTGGTAGCCGTGAACGAGGAGCTAGCGTGCTCCTCCGTGAAGGACCTGCCCCACGACGTCGTGGTCTTCAAGGGGCGGCTGAGGGGGGCGGACGTCTACCCGGTACTCAAGCGCTACCTCGGCGAGCCCCCCGAGGAGCCGCGAGAAGAAGTCGAGTACCGCCTGGAGGGGCTACCGGACCTCTCCGGGAGAACACTCTCCGAGGCTATCAGGGAGCTCAGGAAGCTGGGGGTCCCCGAGAGCGAGGCAGTCAAGGTGCTCGAAAAGCTGGGCTACGGGGTCGACTGGACAACGCTAGACCCCGACAAGCTCGTACTGAAAAAGAATAAACGCCGGTAG
- a CDS encoding DEAD/DEAH box helicase, protein MLKLEWSAGTILLRGSPPPSVAPYFRFDPRVKGYRALAIQYRWIVEALREAGVEFEDDVLHPPQCKLQAREVQLRDYQEEALERWMAGRRGVVVLPTGAGKTMVALAAIARLACPTLIVVPTLELMDQWEEGVRRHLGVAPGRYGGGEKEVGCVTVATYDSAYVNAEFLGDKFELLVFDEVHHLPSPGYRQVAELSAAPWRMGLTATPEREDGLHELLPYLVGPVVYRRGVGEMAGKWLAEFDVVRVYAEMSPEEREEYERLTRTYRSFLRKRGLRIRGPRDFERLAALSVKDPEAREALLAWYRARRIALHASSKMEVLEELLARHRGDKVLIFAEHGDVVRRISSRFLVPEITYRTPEEERRAVMSAFRKGLVRAIVTSKVLEEGVDVPDANVAVILSGTASRREFVQRLGRVLRPREGKRAVVYEVVTSGTKEVEISRKRRKALKGGQ, encoded by the coding sequence ATGTTGAAGCTTGAGTGGAGCGCGGGGACTATACTGCTCAGGGGTTCTCCCCCGCCGAGCGTGGCTCCCTACTTCCGCTTCGACCCTAGGGTCAAGGGTTACCGCGCCCTCGCGATACAGTACAGGTGGATAGTGGAGGCCTTGAGGGAGGCTGGCGTCGAGTTCGAGGACGACGTCCTGCACCCTCCCCAGTGCAAGCTCCAAGCGCGCGAGGTCCAGCTCAGGGACTACCAGGAGGAGGCCCTGGAGAGGTGGATGGCTGGGAGGAGGGGGGTCGTGGTCCTGCCTACGGGGGCAGGCAAGACGATGGTCGCCCTCGCGGCGATCGCTAGGCTCGCTTGCCCCACGCTGATAGTCGTGCCGACACTGGAGCTCATGGACCAGTGGGAGGAGGGGGTTAGGAGGCACCTGGGGGTCGCGCCGGGGAGGTACGGGGGAGGGGAGAAGGAGGTGGGCTGTGTCACTGTAGCCACGTACGACTCGGCGTACGTGAACGCGGAGTTCCTGGGAGACAAGTTCGAGCTCCTAGTGTTCGACGAGGTCCACCACCTCCCGAGCCCGGGCTACAGGCAGGTAGCAGAGCTCTCGGCCGCCCCCTGGAGGATGGGCCTCACGGCGACCCCGGAGCGGGAGGACGGGCTCCACGAGCTCCTGCCGTACCTCGTCGGCCCCGTCGTGTATAGGCGCGGCGTGGGCGAGATGGCGGGGAAGTGGCTCGCGGAGTTCGACGTTGTCCGCGTGTACGCGGAGATGTCGCCGGAGGAGAGGGAGGAGTACGAGAGGCTTACGAGGACGTACAGGTCGTTCCTGAGGAAGAGGGGGCTCAGGATCCGGGGCCCCCGGGACTTCGAGAGGCTCGCCGCGCTCAGCGTGAAGGACCCCGAGGCCAGGGAAGCCCTCCTCGCGTGGTACAGGGCCAGGAGGATAGCCCTGCACGCCTCCTCGAAGATGGAGGTCCTCGAAGAGCTCCTGGCGAGGCACAGGGGCGACAAGGTGCTGATATTCGCCGAGCACGGCGACGTGGTGAGGAGGATATCCTCCCGCTTCCTGGTACCCGAGATAACGTACAGGACGCCCGAGGAGGAGCGGAGAGCCGTGATGTCCGCCTTCAGGAAGGGGCTCGTGCGCGCCATAGTGACGAGCAAGGTGCTGGAGGAGGGCGTCGACGTCCCGGACGCGAACGTCGCGGTGATCCTGAGCGGAACGGCGAGCAGGAGGGAGTTCGTCCAGAGGCTTGGGAGGGTCCTAAGGCCGCGCGAGGGGAAGAGGGCCGTGGTCTACGAGGTCGTGACCTCCGGAACCAAGGAGGTGGAGATCTCGCGGAAGCGCAGAAAGGCGCTGAAGGGTGGGCAGTAG
- a CDS encoding DUF134 domain-containing protein, translated as MPGHGWCYRHRRGRIGRPPKPVSVGFLPSVQGFNPYPPPPLPIEPVVLEPAEVEALRLVDLEKLSYEEAGARMGVSRTTVWRLVESGREKLVSAILEGRPIVIAQLPGAPGETGQG; from the coding sequence ATGCCCGGGCATGGGTGGTGCTACAGGCACAGGAGGGGGAGGATAGGAAGGCCGCCGAAGCCGGTCAGCGTGGGGTTTCTTCCAAGCGTGCAGGGCTTTAACCCCTACCCTCCGCCTCCTTTACCCATAGAGCCCGTGGTGCTTGAACCGGCGGAGGTCGAAGCGCTCCGACTGGTAGACTTGGAGAAGCTGTCGTACGAGGAGGCGGGGGCGAGGATGGGCGTTTCGAGAACCACCGTGTGGAGGCTCGTTGAGAGCGGTAGGGAGAAGCTTGTCTCGGCGATCCTCGAGGGGAGGCCCATAGTGATAGCCCAGCTCCCCGGCGCTCCCGGGGAGACCGGGCAGGGATGA
- a CDS encoding type II glyceraldehyde-3-phosphate dehydrogenase — protein sequence MPIRVLVNGIGTIGKRVAHAVSLQPDMVLVGVSSPRPSLGVLSSLSRGGVLEGVPFYVRGASPSLFEERGVRVGGVLEDLLGSGRVDVVVDAAPGGEGLRNRDELYSRYGVRAVFQGGEPAAVAELTFSPFFNYGDAFGRRYVRVPSCNTTGILRVVSALSSLGELREVFVVIARRAADPADRKGARLNALSLDGGVPSHHASDVRTVLPWLNVFTVAVKVPTTLAHLHVARVRLGGRLSRGDVIEALESHRRIVVAGGEFEATPDLLEFFRDRRLRGDMYEVAVLEDSVHVDGEYATLSYVVHQEAVVIPENIDAVRAMFLGGDPEAGMEATDSSLGVTRGRLAPRRALVAARQS from the coding sequence GTGCCGATAAGAGTACTTGTGAACGGTATCGGTACTATTGGCAAGAGGGTGGCGCACGCCGTCTCGCTACAGCCCGACATGGTGCTTGTAGGTGTATCGTCGCCGAGGCCTAGCCTCGGGGTTCTTAGTAGCTTGTCTCGGGGAGGGGTCCTCGAGGGTGTGCCTTTCTACGTGCGCGGCGCTAGTCCCTCGCTGTTCGAGGAGCGCGGAGTGAGGGTTGGCGGTGTTCTCGAGGACTTGCTTGGGAGTGGGAGGGTGGACGTCGTGGTGGACGCGGCGCCCGGGGGCGAGGGGCTGAGGAACAGGGACGAGCTTTACTCGAGGTACGGTGTTCGCGCGGTCTTCCAGGGTGGTGAGCCGGCGGCTGTCGCGGAGCTCACGTTTAGCCCCTTCTTCAACTACGGGGATGCTTTCGGCAGGAGGTACGTCAGGGTTCCGTCTTGCAATACTACCGGTATCCTGAGGGTTGTCAGCGCTCTTTCCTCGCTGGGAGAGCTGCGCGAGGTCTTCGTCGTCATAGCTAGGAGGGCTGCGGACCCAGCGGATAGGAAGGGAGCGCGCCTCAACGCTTTGAGCCTCGACGGAGGCGTCCCGTCGCACCACGCGTCGGACGTTAGGACTGTTCTCCCCTGGCTGAACGTGTTCACGGTGGCTGTGAAAGTTCCGACCACCCTCGCGCACCTCCACGTTGCGCGCGTAAGGCTCGGCGGCAGGCTGTCGAGGGGCGACGTCATCGAGGCTCTGGAGTCGCACAGGAGGATAGTCGTCGCAGGAGGCGAGTTCGAGGCGACCCCGGATCTCCTGGAGTTCTTCCGGGACAGGAGGCTTAGGGGCGACATGTACGAGGTAGCCGTGCTAGAGGACTCTGTGCACGTAGACGGCGAGTATGCGACGCTGTCGTACGTGGTTCACCAGGAAGCCGTGGTGATCCCCGAGAACATCGACGCTGTGAGGGCGATGTTTCTAGGCGGAGACCCGGAGGCCGGCATGGAAGCCACTGATAGTTCTCTCGGCGTAACGAGGGGGCGCCTCGCTCCGCGCAGGGCGCTTGTTGCCGCACGACAGTCTTGA
- a CDS encoding FAD-dependent oxidoreductase encodes MPIKFLTCNQPAPETGKKVAIVGSGPAGLAAASVLRCLGHKVDVFDRLPEPGGMLMFTIPEFRIPKKDVRESIKAIAGIGVSFYTDTEAGRDLKVEELLEDYDAVVISTGTWKGRSLGIPGENKGRVYNALDWIYHFMSYKLGYASSPPPPLEGRVGIVGAGLTAVDVAELAVHEYGAKPILLYRRPMSVAPAKHMLKHLEELGVQFIENVVPVEVVGGDSISGLKLARVKPTTSRTAATEVIPGSEFVIELDSLVAAVGLQPTPPPGLQSLGVELNRDGSIKVDENFMTSVKGLFAAGDVAHGPSNIGLAMRSGRLAAQKVSEWLLRTGK; translated from the coding sequence ATGCCGATAAAGTTCCTTACGTGCAACCAACCGGCGCCAGAGACGGGGAAGAAGGTAGCGATCGTAGGGTCCGGCCCCGCTGGCCTAGCGGCGGCCTCCGTTCTGAGGTGCCTAGGCCACAAGGTGGACGTCTTCGACCGCCTACCGGAGCCCGGCGGCATGCTCATGTTCACTATCCCGGAGTTCCGCATCCCGAAGAAGGATGTACGAGAAAGTATAAAGGCGATAGCAGGTATAGGTGTGAGCTTCTATACGGATACCGAGGCGGGCAGGGACCTGAAGGTCGAGGAGCTCCTGGAGGACTACGACGCGGTTGTCATCTCCACGGGGACCTGGAAGGGGAGGTCTCTCGGGATTCCCGGGGAGAACAAGGGTAGAGTGTACAACGCGCTCGACTGGATATACCACTTCATGTCCTACAAGCTCGGCTATGCTTCGAGCCCGCCTCCTCCTCTCGAGGGCAGGGTGGGAATAGTCGGGGCGGGGCTAACGGCCGTAGACGTAGCGGAGCTCGCGGTGCACGAGTACGGTGCGAAGCCCATCCTCCTGTACAGGAGGCCTATGAGCGTTGCACCAGCGAAGCACATGCTTAAACACTTAGAGGAGCTGGGCGTACAGTTCATCGAGAACGTGGTCCCCGTAGAGGTCGTCGGGGGAGACTCTATCAGCGGGTTGAAGCTCGCCAGGGTGAAGCCTACGACGAGCCGAACAGCGGCGACCGAGGTCATACCGGGCTCCGAGTTCGTAATCGAGCTCGACTCCCTGGTAGCGGCGGTCGGGCTACAGCCTACGCCTCCCCCCGGCTTGCAGTCGCTCGGGGTCGAGCTCAACAGGGACGGGTCTATAAAGGTCGACGAGAACTTCATGACGAGCGTGAAGGGGCTCTTCGCGGCTGGAGACGTCGCGCACGGGCCGTCGAACATAGGGCTCGCCATGCGTAGCGGGAGGCTCGCGGCGCAGAAAGTCTCGGAGTGGCTTCTCAGAACCGGGAAGTAG
- a CDS encoding oligosaccharide flippase family protein: MKSTGLLFYAERVYSTLTGLLFVLIVTRSLSPEEFGAWSVISTLLSYATVATVVNYWVTRLRSRGVVEVTVSGLALSLLFALASSGAYLVLLPYLSGEFGVARSALLVSTLYIPVLYVNGALYSSLYAVSPARAAVSEFLFETGKTVAAVLFALSGGVSLVSALIAVLAGHILQGAFLAVSTRRDLVRRPSAALAKRVLSLSTFNFAAQPSTLLSSLDVPLISAVRGNLSVAYYTVVNTFSNLVGYSGVLSKGLYPSLLSVDDSSAHRERIEESLRLVLLVGIPAAAGVAALAPNLLYLLRPDYVAAANVLRVAAVTSIVASVNGVFSDALQGVERADLEGKGLREVARSRIFKVFALGYVKLAVGLPGVVAAVYLSGDPLAVALLGKASWLAAELVVFAILLWWIRGHARLGAVARSLLAYSAASVPAVLVALAVNPYRIREAFLALLLAGATYFGSLYVLDPWFRSQASRVAALLARRSPPSTTSARSG, encoded by the coding sequence TTGAAGAGTACGGGGCTCCTCTTCTACGCGGAGAGGGTTTACAGCACGCTTACGGGGCTCCTCTTCGTACTCATAGTTACGAGGAGCCTTTCACCGGAGGAGTTCGGCGCGTGGAGCGTTATATCCACGCTCCTCTCCTACGCGACGGTAGCCACAGTGGTAAACTACTGGGTTACGAGGCTCAGGTCCAGGGGGGTCGTAGAGGTAACGGTGAGCGGGCTCGCCTTATCGCTCCTCTTCGCGCTCGCGTCGAGTGGAGCGTACCTAGTCCTGCTCCCGTACCTCTCCGGGGAGTTCGGGGTAGCCCGCTCCGCGCTGCTGGTGTCCACCCTCTACATACCGGTGCTCTACGTCAACGGGGCCCTCTACTCCAGCCTCTACGCGGTGAGCCCGGCGCGCGCGGCTGTCTCGGAGTTCCTGTTCGAGACGGGGAAAACAGTGGCCGCCGTCCTCTTCGCCCTCTCCGGCGGGGTGAGCCTGGTATCCGCGCTTATAGCCGTGCTGGCAGGGCACATCCTGCAGGGAGCGTTCCTCGCCGTCTCCACGAGGAGAGACCTGGTGCGCAGGCCGAGCGCCGCCCTCGCGAAGAGGGTACTCTCGCTGTCAACCTTCAACTTCGCCGCGCAGCCCTCTACGTTGCTCTCCAGCCTGGACGTACCCCTGATATCCGCGGTTAGAGGAAACCTCTCAGTCGCGTACTACACCGTCGTTAACACCTTCTCCAACCTCGTCGGCTACTCCGGGGTGCTCTCCAAGGGGCTCTACCCCTCCCTTCTCTCAGTGGACGACTCGTCGGCCCACAGGGAGAGAATAGAGGAGTCGCTGAGGCTCGTACTGCTCGTAGGAATCCCCGCCGCGGCGGGAGTCGCGGCGCTGGCCCCCAACCTCCTCTACCTCCTCAGGCCGGACTACGTCGCCGCGGCGAACGTCCTGAGGGTGGCCGCCGTCACGTCCATCGTAGCCTCGGTGAACGGTGTTTTCTCGGACGCCCTGCAGGGCGTTGAGCGCGCAGACCTGGAGGGGAAAGGCCTGAGGGAAGTGGCCAGGAGCAGGATATTCAAGGTTTTCGCGCTCGGCTACGTGAAGCTCGCGGTGGGGCTACCCGGGGTAGTCGCGGCGGTCTACCTCTCCGGGGATCCGCTTGCCGTGGCTCTACTCGGGAAGGCGTCCTGGCTAGCGGCGGAGCTCGTTGTCTTCGCAATCCTCCTCTGGTGGATCCGCGGACACGCAAGGCTCGGGGCCGTGGCAAGGTCCCTTCTCGCGTACTCCGCGGCGTCTGTACCCGCGGTTCTCGTCGCGCTCGCGGTGAACCCCTACAGGATACGCGAAGCCTTCCTGGCGCTCCTCCTGGCGGGCGCAACCTACTTCGGCTCGCTCTACGTGCTAGACCCCTGGTTCAGGAGCCAGGCATCCCGCGTCGCCGCCCTATTGGCGCGGCGCTCGCCGCCCTCTACGACAAGCGCGAGATCAGGGTAG
- a CDS encoding NUDIX hydrolase → MTGEPRVLRDELLCEGRRVKLYRRVVSAGDAEVEKDYVAFGESVVVVPVLEGGALVFVRQWRPAINRWIVELPAGRVELGEGVLEAAGRELEEETGFKAGALREVGSFYVSPGYSDELIHVVVAERLVAAKAHPEPGEVLSVVVMRPEEYLSRVGRESLDLKTVAAIHLYLGGSR, encoded by the coding sequence ATGACGGGCGAGCCACGCGTGCTGAGGGACGAACTGCTCTGCGAGGGGAGGAGGGTCAAGCTGTACAGGAGAGTTGTCTCGGCCGGGGACGCCGAGGTCGAGAAGGACTACGTGGCTTTCGGCGAGAGCGTCGTAGTCGTGCCGGTACTGGAGGGCGGAGCCCTGGTCTTCGTCAGGCAGTGGAGACCTGCGATAAACCGCTGGATAGTAGAGCTTCCAGCCGGGCGCGTCGAGCTGGGCGAGGGCGTCTTGGAGGCCGCTGGGAGGGAGCTCGAAGAGGAGACAGGCTTCAAGGCTGGCGCACTGAGGGAGGTGGGCTCTTTCTACGTTTCACCTGGGTACAGCGACGAGTTAATTCACGTCGTGGTAGCGGAGAGACTCGTAGCCGCCAAGGCGCACCCGGAGCCCGGCGAAGTTCTCTCGGTGGTCGTGATGAGACCGGAGGAGTACCTCTCGAGGGTTGGACGCGAGAGCCTGGACCTGAAAACGGTGGCGGCGATACACCTTTACCTCGGCGGGTCGAGGTGA
- a CDS encoding SDR family NAD(P)-dependent oxidoreductase: MASAVITGASSGIGRELSAEACRRGYRVLGIGRNEAALRELASEHPDCFAYLVLDLSDPASAERVAEFVSSEFRSLSLLVNNAGYGVGRGILEMTPREILDTVNVNFAAPLLLTKLLLPYMERSGTVVNVVTAGIHVLMTRLPLYGATKIALHYASEALRRELSDRGVNLLEVFPGVVETSFHERAGLGRQKGYPARRVAVEILDAVEKRKKKLYVPRYLAALRLLGPYLPALY; this comes from the coding sequence GTGGCCAGCGCAGTAATAACGGGCGCGTCCTCCGGGATAGGCAGGGAGCTATCGGCAGAGGCCTGCAGGCGGGGTTACAGGGTCCTCGGGATCGGGCGGAACGAGGCGGCACTGAGGGAGCTAGCCTCCGAGCACCCGGACTGCTTCGCGTACCTCGTCCTAGACCTCTCGGACCCGGCTAGCGCCGAGCGGGTAGCAGAGTTCGTCTCCAGCGAGTTCCGTAGCCTCAGCCTGCTCGTTAACAACGCGGGGTACGGGGTCGGCAGGGGGATTCTCGAGATGACGCCGAGGGAGATCCTCGACACGGTAAACGTGAACTTCGCAGCCCCGCTCCTCCTAACCAAGCTACTTCTACCCTACATGGAGAGGAGCGGCACCGTGGTGAACGTTGTAACGGCGGGTATACACGTGCTCATGACCAGGCTACCGCTCTACGGGGCCACGAAAATCGCCCTGCACTACGCATCGGAGGCCCTCAGGAGGGAGCTGTCAGACAGGGGCGTAAACCTCCTCGAAGTCTTCCCGGGAGTCGTGGAGACGAGCTTCCACGAGAGAGCTGGGCTCGGCAGGCAGAAAGGGTACCCCGCCCGGAGAGTCGCGGTAGAGATACTGGACGCTGTCGAGAAGAGGAAGAAAAAGCTCTACGTTCCACGGTACCTAGCCGCCCTAAGGCTCCTGGGCCCCTACCTGCCGGCCCTCTACTGA